One Flammeovirga agarivorans DNA window includes the following coding sequences:
- the coaE gene encoding dephospho-CoA kinase (Dephospho-CoA kinase (CoaE) performs the final step in coenzyme A biosynthesis.) encodes MQVGITGGIGAGKSYICRLFKVLGVPIYNADNSAKMLMVEDPEIIDLVKSNFGAESYFPNGYLNKKYLANQIFSSKEKLEKMNEIVHPRVKQHYDDWVKIQLLKNAYVIKEAALMFTNEQYKSLDKVIVVRAPYEDRIKRVLSRDNRPQHQIEEIIDKQRQEEELSTLADFVINNDEKHLIVPQVIELHKSFVTLNTLVTKS; translated from the coding sequence ATGCAAGTTGGCATCACAGGTGGAATTGGTGCCGGTAAAAGTTACATCTGTAGACTTTTTAAAGTTTTAGGTGTACCTATTTACAATGCCGATAATTCCGCGAAAATGTTAATGGTTGAAGACCCAGAAATTATTGATCTTGTTAAATCTAATTTTGGAGCTGAATCCTATTTCCCAAATGGCTATCTAAATAAGAAATACCTAGCCAATCAGATTTTCTCTAGTAAAGAGAAATTAGAAAAAATGAATGAAATTGTTCATCCTCGGGTTAAACAGCATTATGACGATTGGGTAAAAATCCAGTTGTTGAAAAATGCGTATGTGATTAAAGAAGCTGCGCTGATGTTTACCAATGAACAATACAAATCACTTGATAAGGTGATTGTTGTAAGAGCTCCATACGAAGATCGTATAAAGAGAGTCCTTTCTCGGGATAATCGACCACAACATCAAATTGAAGAAATTATTGATAAGCAAAGACAGGAAGAAGAGTTATCAACTCTTGCCGATTTTGTGATCAATAATGATGAAAAACATTTAATTGTTCCTCAAGTTATCGAACTACATAAATCGTTCGTAACGTTAAACACTTTAGTTACTAAAAGTTAA
- a CDS encoding exodeoxyribonuclease III, giving the protein MKIISYNVNGIRAALKKGLDEWLKECNPDIVCIQETKALEDQVDTEIFKELGYKYIYWHAAEKKGYSGVTILSKIEAISTKIGMGIDTYDIEGRTILCEFENFTLINTYFPSGTSGEERQSFKYAFLDDYYNYVSELKKTYNNLVICGDFNICHKAIDIHNPDRNKNTSGFQPAERAWVTKFIDEGGFVDAFRKFDESPHKYSWWTYRAGARKKNLGWRIDYFMVQKEFSDALVSSQLHNEAVHSDHCPVEIVLR; this is encoded by the coding sequence ATGAAAATTATTTCGTACAACGTTAATGGGATTAGAGCTGCATTAAAAAAAGGATTAGACGAGTGGCTCAAAGAATGTAACCCAGACATTGTTTGTATTCAAGAAACAAAAGCACTTGAAGATCAAGTCGACACGGAGATTTTCAAGGAATTAGGCTACAAATATATCTATTGGCATGCCGCTGAAAAAAAAGGCTATAGTGGGGTAACAATTTTATCTAAAATTGAGGCGATTTCTACTAAAATAGGCATGGGAATTGATACATACGATATAGAAGGTCGAACAATACTGTGTGAGTTCGAAAATTTTACGTTAATCAATACTTATTTCCCTTCAGGAACATCTGGAGAAGAAAGACAAAGTTTTAAATATGCTTTTCTAGACGATTATTACAATTACGTATCCGAACTGAAAAAAACTTACAACAACTTGGTCATTTGTGGAGACTTTAATATTTGCCACAAGGCGATAGATATTCATAACCCTGACCGTAACAAAAATACTTCAGGTTTTCAACCTGCAGAAAGAGCATGGGTCACCAAGTTCATAGATGAAGGAGGTTTCGTTGATGCTTTCAGAAAATTTGATGAAAGTCCTCATAAATATAGTTGGTGGACTTACAGAGCAGGAGCTAGAAAAAAGAATTTAGGATGGCGTATTGATTACTTTATGGTTCAGAAAGAATTCAGTGATGCTTTAGTATCATCTCAGCTACATAATGAGGCTGTTCACTCTGATCACTGTCCCGTAGAAATTGTACTTCGTTAA
- a CDS encoding ABC transporter substrate-binding protein encodes MRKLIAVILSFTFLSLFVGCGSGNQEKGDAETVLTPAKGGKFYGGVFKVNEAEYIKNLFPLSIIDIYSYRIASQIYEGLFKFDQKTLQITPSLVDSYAKSDDQLVYTFKLKDNVFFHDDKCFESGKGRKLSAKDILYSFNLICTYNKNNQYAHLFTDIVVGAKDYYNASKADLTFTKSPEGQSGVSGFKVIDELTFEVTLEKPNSMFLYNLARPGAFIFPKEAYEAYGEDMRTKCVGTGPYQIASVDEDISIILSKNDNYHGKDEHGNQLPFLKAIVVSFVKDKKIEFLKFKKGELDMMYRVPTEDIIDILAESDETNENFKYHLQRTPEMSTQFLAMNNAGKIFNDINIRKAFNFAIDRQRILEYILNGEGYMEGHFGITPPVFDNYDIEDIQGYKYNLDSAKYYLAKAGYADGKGFPKVTLDLNTEGEQYSNVALEVKKQLKDKLNIEIELKISPFAQIAEKSIMGRYDFLRLAWIADYPSPENYLWAYYSKTLPKNLEDKSWPNLIRYSNPKFDVEYEKALGASDQKTAMVNFKKAEQILMQDAPFVVLWYDEGYRLIQRNIKDFPNNPMQYRDFSTVYFEKSN; translated from the coding sequence ATGAGAAAGCTGATCGCTGTTATACTCTCTTTTACATTCCTATCACTATTTGTAGGATGTGGATCAGGCAACCAAGAAAAGGGGGATGCTGAAACCGTATTGACTCCAGCTAAAGGCGGTAAATTTTATGGAGGAGTTTTTAAGGTTAATGAAGCCGAGTATATCAAAAACTTATTTCCTCTTAGTATCATTGATATTTACTCTTATAGAATAGCCTCTCAGATTTATGAGGGATTATTTAAGTTTGATCAGAAGACTTTACAAATTACCCCAAGTCTTGTTGATAGTTATGCTAAATCTGATGACCAGTTGGTATACACTTTCAAATTAAAAGACAATGTCTTCTTTCATGACGACAAATGTTTTGAGAGTGGAAAAGGAAGAAAGCTATCAGCTAAAGATATTCTATACAGCTTTAATTTAATCTGTACTTACAATAAAAATAATCAGTATGCTCATTTGTTTACTGATATTGTAGTTGGTGCTAAAGATTATTATAACGCTTCAAAGGCTGATTTAACTTTCACTAAATCTCCAGAAGGTCAATCTGGCGTTTCTGGTTTTAAAGTGATTGATGAATTGACATTTGAAGTAACGTTAGAAAAGCCCAACTCAATGTTCTTATATAACTTGGCTAGACCAGGTGCATTTATCTTCCCTAAAGAAGCTTACGAAGCATATGGTGAAGATATGAGAACAAAATGTGTGGGTACTGGTCCTTACCAAATAGCTAGTGTCGATGAAGATATTTCTATTATCTTATCTAAAAACGATAACTACCACGGTAAAGATGAGCATGGTAACCAACTTCCTTTCCTTAAAGCCATCGTTGTTTCATTTGTTAAAGACAAGAAAATCGAATTCTTGAAATTTAAGAAAGGCGAACTTGATATGATGTATAGAGTTCCTACAGAAGACATCATTGATATTCTTGCGGAATCTGATGAAACAAATGAAAACTTCAAGTATCATTTACAACGTACTCCTGAAATGTCTACACAGTTCTTAGCAATGAACAACGCAGGCAAAATCTTTAATGATATCAATATTAGAAAAGCATTCAACTTTGCTATTGATCGTCAAAGAATTCTTGAGTATATCTTAAATGGTGAAGGATATATGGAAGGTCACTTTGGTATTACACCTCCTGTATTTGACAACTATGATATCGAAGATATCCAAGGATATAAGTATAATTTGGATTCAGCGAAATACTACTTAGCAAAAGCTGGGTATGCTGATGGTAAAGGTTTTCCAAAAGTTACTCTTGACTTAAATACTGAAGGAGAACAATACAGCAATGTTGCTCTTGAAGTAAAAAAGCAATTAAAAGATAAATTGAATATTGAAATCGAATTGAAGATTTCTCCTTTTGCTCAGATTGCTGAAAAGAGTATCATGGGTCGTTACGATTTCTTACGTTTAGCATGGATTGCTGATTACCCAAGTCCTGAGAATTACTTATGGGCTTATTACAGTAAAACACTTCCTAAGAACTTAGAAGATAAATCGTGGCCTAACTTAATACGCTACAGTAATCCTAAGTTTGATGTAGAGTATGAGAAAGCGTTAGGAGCTTCAGATCAAAAAACTGCAATGGTTAACTTTAAGAAGGCTGAGCAAATTTTAATGCAAGATGCTCCTTTTGTAGTATTGTGGTATGACGAAGGATATCGTCTAATTCAGAGAAATATTAAAGATTTCCCTAACAATCCGATGCAATATCGTGATTTCAGTACTGTTTATTTTGAGAAAAGTAATTAA
- the purH gene encoding bifunctional phosphoribosylaminoimidazolecarboxamide formyltransferase/IMP cyclohydrolase: MKKVESALISVFYKDNLAPIVKLLQENGVTIYSTGGTQSFIEELGAEVTAVEDLTSYPSILGGRVKTLHPKIFGGILNRGDNEQDQAQIAEFGIPNIDLVIVDLYPFEETVASGAEHQAIVEKVDIGGISLIRAAAKNYKDTLIVSSREQYDEVAQILSEKNGATELKDRMRFAAKAFDISSHYDAKIFDYFNSAVEAEEEEKIPAFKVTERSAKTLRYGENPHQSGTFYGELSDMFDQLNGKELSYNNLVDVDAAVSLIDEFPALEGAAFAILKHTNACGVALGSDIKDAYVKALACDPVSAFGGVLIANQPITLAAAEEIHKLFCEVVIAPSFDADALELLKGKKNRIILNRKDIATGGIQFKSLLNGVLAQDKDLKTETAEDLTVATEKAPSDSEVNALLFANKICKHTKSNAIVLAKDGQLFASGVGQTSRVDALNQAIAKAKSFGFDLSEAVMASDAFFPFPDCVELAQKEGIKAVIQPGGSIKDQLSVDYCNENDVAMVMTGVRHFKH, encoded by the coding sequence ATGAAAAAGGTTGAATCAGCTTTAATTTCGGTTTTTTACAAAGACAATCTAGCGCCAATTGTAAAACTCCTTCAAGAAAATGGCGTCACTATTTATTCTACAGGTGGCACACAGAGTTTTATAGAAGAACTAGGAGCCGAAGTAACGGCTGTTGAAGACTTAACTTCTTACCCTTCTATCCTAGGAGGACGAGTAAAGACTTTACATCCTAAGATTTTCGGTGGTATCCTTAACAGAGGAGACAACGAACAAGATCAAGCACAAATTGCTGAATTTGGTATCCCTAACATTGATCTAGTAATTGTAGATCTTTATCCTTTTGAAGAAACAGTAGCATCTGGTGCAGAGCATCAAGCCATTGTTGAAAAAGTAGATATCGGTGGTATCTCATTAATTCGTGCAGCTGCTAAAAACTACAAGGATACATTAATTGTATCTTCAAGAGAGCAGTATGATGAAGTAGCTCAGATTCTTTCAGAGAAAAATGGTGCTACAGAACTTAAAGATCGTATGCGTTTCGCAGCAAAAGCATTCGATATTTCTTCTCATTATGATGCAAAAATCTTCGATTACTTCAATAGTGCAGTCGAAGCAGAAGAGGAAGAAAAGATCCCAGCATTTAAAGTAACAGAGCGTTCGGCTAAAACATTACGTTATGGCGAGAACCCTCACCAAAGTGGTACATTCTATGGTGAATTGTCAGACATGTTCGACCAGTTAAATGGTAAAGAGCTTTCTTATAATAACCTTGTAGATGTAGATGCGGCAGTTTCTTTAATTGATGAATTCCCAGCTTTAGAAGGAGCAGCATTTGCTATCCTTAAGCATACAAATGCTTGTGGTGTTGCTTTAGGTAGCGATATCAAAGATGCATATGTTAAGGCATTAGCTTGTGATCCAGTTTCAGCGTTTGGTGGTGTACTTATCGCTAACCAACCTATCACTTTAGCTGCAGCAGAAGAAATTCATAAGTTATTCTGTGAAGTAGTTATTGCACCATCTTTTGATGCAGATGCTTTAGAATTACTTAAAGGAAAGAAAAATAGAATTATCTTAAATAGAAAAGATATTGCTACAGGTGGTATCCAGTTTAAATCTTTACTTAATGGTGTTTTAGCACAAGATAAAGATTTAAAAACAGAAACTGCTGAAGACTTAACAGTAGCTACAGAAAAAGCACCTTCAGATTCTGAAGTAAATGCTTTATTGTTCGCAAACAAAATCTGTAAGCATACGAAGTCTAATGCAATTGTTTTAGCAAAAGATGGTCAGTTATTCGCTAGTGGTGTTGGTCAAACATCAAGAGTAGATGCATTAAACCAAGCTATTGCAAAAGCAAAGAGTTTCGGTTTTGATTTATCAGAGGCAGTAATGGCTTCAGATGCATTCTTCCCATTCCCTGATTGTGTTGAATTAGCACAAAAAGAAGGAATCAAAGCTGTAATTCAACCAGGTGGATCTATCAAGGATCAATTATCTGTAGATTACTGTAATGAGAACGATGTAGCAATGGTAATGACAGGTGTACGTCACTTCAAGCACTAG
- a CDS encoding ComF family protein, whose translation MLTLSKVFNSICYTIFPPTCLHCEELLRSGEEYLYFSCYAELPLNNGSWISPQQNNIRDRLDQEVNMATSLFFYTSDNIVQSLIHHLKYKDLPKIGAWMVDHFVFPCDSIYSKSIDLITSIPLHPKKQKQRGYNQLDKFCERLSKRWDVQYDPEVLIRKKHSTSQTKKSKIERLKSLEGVFEINASKRKNIQKKHILIIDDVITTGSTIKSVTYLLKEGGVNDVSILSMSVVF comes from the coding sequence ATGCTTACTCTCTCAAAAGTTTTTAATTCAATTTGTTATACTATTTTTCCTCCAACTTGTCTTCATTGTGAAGAGTTATTGAGATCAGGAGAAGAATATTTATATTTTTCATGCTATGCAGAACTTCCATTAAATAACGGTTCTTGGATATCTCCTCAGCAAAATAATATTAGAGACCGGTTAGATCAAGAAGTTAATATGGCAACTTCTTTATTCTTTTATACGAGCGATAATATTGTTCAATCTCTTATTCATCACTTAAAATATAAAGACCTTCCTAAAATAGGAGCATGGATGGTGGATCACTTTGTATTTCCTTGTGATTCCATTTACTCCAAATCAATAGACTTAATTACATCCATTCCTTTACATCCAAAAAAACAGAAACAAAGAGGATATAATCAATTGGATAAGTTTTGTGAACGTCTTTCTAAAAGATGGGATGTACAATATGATCCTGAGGTATTAATAAGAAAGAAGCATTCTACCTCTCAAACAAAAAAGTCGAAAATTGAAAGATTAAAGAGTTTAGAGGGAGTTTTTGAGATTAATGCATCAAAAAGAAAAAATATTCAAAAAAAACACATTTTAATTATTGATGATGTGATTACAACAGGATCTACCATAAAATCAGTGACTTACTTGCTAAAAGAAGGAGGTGTTAATGATGTTAGCATACTTTCTATGAGTGTTGTTTTCTGA
- the nusB gene encoding transcription antitermination factor NusB has translation MQNIYAFKQNKASNKELTLDKIKAEFRDELLEFGQEEKARIDEEQAKVIEYINSVMDEDQEEPSTQGLDVKLLKIASNAKNYFEQLMADGKQDTRKNMVVETEQLFTKYLKILSYLIDISELSHKELERKLDKGARYIELDQKFTEWFYHNPVFTILREDETLNELLAENKLRRAEDDERVLEWLRILKRDGELQEKIEEFAKEGDNFETQKEILRLIVRDFIFKNEIIESQFEGEDLNWSENKKILRSMVLKTVKNISQDEGTEILSISKNWDEDKEFFEDLYDYTLNQEESFKEIIAKKSKKWAVDRIAKVDAILINMALAEMLNFRNIPVKVTINEFIEISKQYSTPKSWQFINGMLDSISEDLQAEGKIKKSGKGLLDNK, from the coding sequence ATGCAAAACATCTATGCTTTCAAACAAAATAAAGCATCAAACAAGGAGTTAACTTTAGACAAAATCAAAGCAGAATTTCGTGATGAGTTACTTGAGTTTGGTCAGGAAGAAAAAGCTAGAATAGATGAAGAGCAAGCCAAAGTAATTGAATACATTAATTCAGTAATGGATGAAGATCAGGAAGAACCTTCAACTCAAGGGTTGGATGTAAAACTTCTTAAGATTGCATCTAATGCTAAGAATTATTTCGAGCAATTAATGGCAGATGGGAAACAAGATACCCGCAAAAATATGGTTGTTGAAACAGAACAACTATTTACAAAATACCTAAAAATCCTCTCTTATTTAATCGATATTTCAGAGTTATCTCACAAAGAATTGGAGAGAAAACTCGATAAAGGAGCAAGATACATTGAACTTGACCAAAAGTTCACAGAATGGTTCTATCACAATCCTGTCTTCACAATTCTTAGAGAAGACGAAACATTAAACGAATTACTTGCCGAAAATAAATTAAGAAGAGCTGAAGACGACGAAAGAGTCTTAGAATGGCTTAGAATCTTAAAGCGCGACGGAGAACTTCAAGAAAAAATTGAAGAATTTGCAAAAGAAGGCGACAACTTTGAAACGCAAAAAGAAATCTTACGTTTAATAGTAAGAGACTTCATTTTTAAAAATGAGATTATCGAATCTCAATTTGAAGGAGAAGATCTTAATTGGTCAGAGAACAAGAAAATTCTTAGAAGTATGGTACTGAAGACGGTGAAAAATATTTCACAAGATGAGGGTACTGAAATACTTTCTATCTCAAAAAATTGGGATGAGGACAAAGAGTTTTTCGAAGATCTTTATGACTATACTTTAAACCAAGAAGAGTCTTTTAAAGAAATTATTGCGAAAAAGTCTAAAAAATGGGCTGTTGATCGTATTGCAAAAGTCGATGCTATCTTAATTAATATGGCATTAGCAGAAATGTTGAACTTTAGAAATATCCCAGTAAAAGTTACAATTAACGAATTTATTGAGATTTCGAAGCAATATAGTACTCCAAAAAGTTGGCAGTTTATCAATGGTATGTTAGATTCAATTTCAGAAGACCTTCAGGCTGAAGGAAAGATCAAGAAGTCTGGAAAAGGTTTACTAGATAACAAATAA
- the yajC gene encoding preprotein translocase subunit YajC, producing the protein MNVLNNILLQVAGDPNGIMNIVMIVGMIAVFYFFMIRPQQKKQKDQQKFSDAIKKGQNVVTISGMHGKIVEVKSSTVILEIDRGVKVTFEKSSISAENTNIVFGKKKEKKD; encoded by the coding sequence ATGAACGTTTTAAATAATATCTTACTTCAAGTAGCTGGAGATCCTAATGGTATCATGAACATTGTGATGATCGTTGGTATGATCGCAGTATTTTACTTCTTTATGATTCGTCCGCAACAGAAGAAACAAAAAGATCAACAAAAATTCTCTGATGCTATTAAGAAAGGACAAAATGTTGTTACAATCAGTGGAATGCACGGTAAAATCGTTGAAGTGAAGAGCTCTACAGTAATTTTAGAAATTGATAGAGGCGTTAAAGTAACTTTTGAAAAGTCTTCAATCTCAGCAGAAAACACAAACATTGTTTTTGGTAAGAAGAAAGAGAAAAAAGACTAA
- a CDS encoding 4a-hydroxytetrahydrobiopterin dehydratase yields MDWKETNNQLQKTFTFKDFSEAFAFMTRVAFLAEQHQHHPNWSNVWNTVEIALTTHDAGNTITEKDRKLAKAIDELIA; encoded by the coding sequence ATGGATTGGAAAGAAACCAATAATCAATTACAAAAGACTTTTACGTTTAAAGATTTTTCAGAAGCTTTTGCTTTTATGACTAGGGTAGCATTTTTAGCAGAACAACACCAACATCACCCTAATTGGTCGAATGTCTGGAATACAGTTGAAATAGCTCTAACAACTCATGACGCAGGAAACACGATCACAGAAAAAGATAGAAAATTAGCAAAAGCTATTGATGAATTAATCGCTTAG
- a CDS encoding DUF1573 domain-containing protein — translation MKLLKSLSVLLISMVCFISCGEKAKKTENNQSSVSVTNSNEKSGPLAKIKFNEKEYDFGTITEGDKVTHIFKYKNVGEVPLTITNVKTTCGCTAPNWDRKPLAPGEESELTVTFNSSHKKGRQVKKITLYANVEDGLDAVIIKTMVNPKEEAKTM, via the coding sequence ATGAAACTTTTAAAATCACTATCAGTACTTCTTATCTCAATGGTATGTTTTATCTCTTGTGGAGAGAAAGCGAAGAAAACAGAAAACAATCAATCAAGTGTTTCTGTAACAAACAGTAATGAGAAAAGTGGTCCTTTAGCTAAGATCAAGTTTAACGAAAAAGAATACGATTTCGGTACTATCACTGAAGGTGACAAAGTAACTCATATCTTCAAGTATAAAAATGTTGGTGAGGTGCCATTAACGATCACAAACGTAAAAACAACTTGTGGATGTACTGCACCAAATTGGGATAGAAAACCTTTAGCTCCAGGCGAAGAGTCAGAATTAACGGTAACATTTAACTCATCACACAAAAAAGGTAGACAAGTAAAGAAAATTACTCTTTATGCTAACGTAGAAGATGGTTTAGATGCAGTAATCATAAAAACTATGGTGAACCCAAAAGAAGAAGCAAAGACAATGTAG
- a CDS encoding YtxH domain-containing protein, with protein MAKNSGSSLFGFVAGAAAGALLGVLFAPDKGRNTRERLSYKLDKYREELEDLIEDLLEERKVAVTAAKSEGQKVIDDAIKHAEELMGEVDALKERISTPVLDDEEEV; from the coding sequence ATGGCAAAAAACAGCGGAAGTTCATTATTTGGTTTTGTTGCAGGTGCAGCAGCAGGTGCTTTATTAGGTGTTTTATTTGCTCCGGATAAAGGACGTAACACAAGAGAACGTTTATCATATAAATTAGACAAATACCGTGAGGAATTGGAAGATTTAATTGAGGACCTTCTTGAAGAAAGAAAAGTTGCAGTTACAGCAGCAAAATCTGAAGGCCAGAAAGTGATTGATGATGCCATCAAACATGCTGAAGAATTAATGGGTGAAGTAGATGCTTTAAAAGAAAGAATTTCTACACCCGTACTTGATGACGAGGAGGAAGTATAG
- a CDS encoding YbbR-like domain-containing protein translates to MPDRKYHIPDFKKLVEWAEEQLNLLIEDNSFLQDIKRWDWSAMMVCLTTAFIFWIFHSLNEDHTSTIEIPVKVKISEDNVVALQEPPNHVSVNATGNGWTLLSKSLGMGNSKLNINLEDPVSVKYIAGKFLLKELSQVLKGLKVNYIVEDTLAFDYDTLTNKKLAVKIDTTSFHFQNGYKRVGAVKVVPDSIIFRGPSTELSHFPSDLKLSSEDADPIAENLNEYIPVRIPVDNEKSLIVSQYDEVKVSFDVSYFISTTEKTKLFKVNFPDIEESTDSIFLLQPKDVYISYIIREDLINSVDTIPVVVDYKDIDWNDSTVTPKVFVEDFYENIILSPKKLRVIKTTR, encoded by the coding sequence ATGCCGGATAGAAAATACCATATCCCAGATTTTAAAAAGCTTGTTGAATGGGCAGAAGAACAACTTAATCTTTTGATTGAGGATAATTCTTTCCTTCAAGATATTAAGCGGTGGGATTGGAGTGCCATGATGGTTTGCTTGACGACGGCTTTTATTTTCTGGATCTTCCATTCATTAAATGAAGACCATACTTCAACAATAGAGATACCTGTAAAAGTAAAAATCAGCGAGGACAATGTCGTGGCACTTCAGGAACCCCCTAATCATGTGAGTGTCAATGCTACAGGAAATGGCTGGACTTTATTAAGTAAATCATTAGGAATGGGAAATAGTAAGTTAAATATAAACTTAGAAGACCCCGTTTCCGTTAAGTATATAGCGGGTAAGTTTTTACTAAAAGAACTTTCTCAAGTTTTAAAAGGGTTAAAGGTAAATTATATTGTTGAGGATACTCTCGCCTTTGACTACGATACATTAACCAATAAAAAGTTAGCAGTAAAAATTGATACTACATCTTTTCATTTTCAAAATGGCTATAAAAGGGTAGGTGCTGTGAAAGTAGTACCAGATAGTATAATTTTTAGAGGACCAAGTACAGAACTGTCTCATTTTCCAAGTGATTTGAAATTATCTTCGGAAGATGCAGATCCAATTGCTGAAAATTTAAATGAATACATACCTGTTAGAATTCCTGTAGATAATGAGAAAAGTCTAATTGTTTCTCAATATGATGAAGTTAAGGTCTCTTTTGATGTATCTTACTTCATTTCGACCACTGAAAAAACAAAGCTTTTTAAGGTGAACTTCCCTGATATTGAGGAATCTACAGATTCAATCTTTTTATTACAGCCTAAAGATGTGTATATTAGTTATATTATCAGAGAAGACTTGATAAATAGCGTAGATACTATACCTGTAGTTGTTGACTATAAGGATATAGACTGGAACGACTCAACGGTAACACCAAAGGTGTTTGTAGAAGATTTTTACGAAAATATTATCCTATCCCCTAAAAAATTAAGGGTGATCAAAACAACGAGATAA